Proteins encoded by one window of Puniceicoccaceae bacterium:
- a CDS encoding TIR domain-containing protein, translated as MARHVFYSFHYVPDNWRVSQIRNIGSLDGNKAAHDNDWETVTKAGDAAIQRWIQTQMKGRSCTLVLIGAQTAGRKWINYEITESWKAGKGVAGIHIHKLLDRHQRPATKGANPFSGFTLSNQQFDQIVRAYDPPGYDSKSVYRWIADNVTAIIDEALAIRSRY; from the coding sequence CACTACGTTCCCGACAATTGGCGCGTATCCCAGATTCGCAACATCGGAAGTCTTGATGGCAACAAGGCGGCGCACGACAATGATTGGGAAACCGTCACGAAAGCAGGAGATGCAGCGATTCAACGGTGGATCCAGACACAAATGAAGGGCAGGTCGTGCACGCTGGTTCTTATCGGAGCTCAGACAGCAGGCCGAAAGTGGATCAATTACGAGATCACCGAGAGTTGGAAGGCCGGTAAAGGCGTAGCGGGGATTCATATTCATAAGCTCTTAGATCGCCATCAGCGGCCTGCGACCAAGGGGGCGAATCCATTTAGTGGATTTACTCTATCCAATCAGCAGTTTGATCAGATCGTGAGAGCCTACGATCCGCCGGGATATGACAGCAAATCGGTTTATCGGTGGATTGCAGACAACGTCACTGCAATCATTGACGAGGCGCTTGCAATTAGGAGCAGGTATTAA
- a CDS encoding DUF1573 domain-containing protein: MNLWQRCGLLRSLSGLLLPFLLTAAGQAKLEWDSTVFEYEAKVTDESVSAEFHFKVVGEQPVTLSSIRSSCGCTTAKLEKRTYQPGESGRIEAHFDFGSRIGAQEKYISVQTDEASDVEHNLQIKVYIPHVLKVEPRFVYWTKGAETYPEQSIDLVTDTDLDVSITSIEADTEQLKLRWEPVGERRFRVWLQPEIPEGSEPFFRAILKVTIDAPVSLKQRVFHAYAFMKSS; encoded by the coding sequence ATGAATCTTTGGCAAAGGTGTGGACTGTTGCGCTCCCTGTCGGGACTGTTGCTGCCGTTTCTGCTGACTGCAGCAGGGCAGGCGAAGTTGGAGTGGGATTCCACTGTGTTTGAATATGAGGCGAAGGTGACAGATGAGTCGGTGTCTGCTGAGTTTCACTTCAAAGTCGTAGGGGAACAGCCCGTCACCCTGAGTTCGATTCGCTCCTCTTGCGGCTGCACCACAGCCAAGCTGGAGAAGCGCACCTATCAGCCGGGAGAATCGGGCAGGATTGAGGCACATTTTGATTTTGGATCGCGGATTGGAGCACAGGAGAAATACATTTCGGTGCAAACGGATGAAGCATCGGATGTGGAGCACAACCTGCAGATCAAGGTGTACATCCCGCATGTGCTCAAAGTCGAACCCCGCTTTGTCTACTGGACGAAAGGAGCGGAGACATACCCCGAGCAAAGCATTGATCTGGTCACGGATACCGATCTGGACGTGTCGATCACCTCCATTGAAGCAGATACCGAGCAGCTGAAATTGCGCTGGGAACCTGTGGGAGAACGCCGCTTTCGGGTGTGGCTTCAACCCGAGATTCCAGAGGGAAGCGAGCCGTTTTTCCGGGCTATTCTGAAGGTCACTATTGACGCTCCGGTAAGTTTGAAACAGCGCGTTTTTCACGCCTACGCATTCATGAAGAGCAGTTGA
- a CDS encoding Gfo/Idh/MocA family oxidoreductase, which translates to MTHSTQPVVAPGEFTFAVALLEHGHIYMQTEGLLQAGGTLKWVYDTDATRLKQFVEKYRHTGVQAVDSLDRILDDPDIQLVAAAAIPSERGPIGCRVMQAGKDYFTDKCPFTTLQQLEDARRVVRESGRKYSVFYSERLHVESAYVADELIRGGAIGEVVHIAIMGPHRLGQGPRPAWFYDKQRYGGILTDICSHQVDQFLHYTRSTSGTVEHARVENFAHPNTPDLEDFGEAVFRLSSGASCHSRVDWFTPDGLRTWGDGRMFAIGTQGYLEIRKYIDVATSTETDRIYLVDQQKEQRIDCLGKTGFPYYGQLILDCLNRTENAMTQDHAFLAAELSLKAQALADKKRNNA; encoded by the coding sequence ATGACACATTCCACCCAACCCGTTGTTGCTCCCGGTGAATTCACCTTTGCCGTTGCACTGCTCGAACACGGCCACATTTACATGCAGACCGAAGGGCTGCTGCAGGCTGGTGGCACCCTCAAATGGGTGTATGACACCGATGCCACGCGTCTCAAACAGTTTGTGGAAAAATACCGCCACACGGGCGTCCAGGCCGTCGATTCGCTCGACCGCATTCTCGACGATCCCGACATCCAGCTGGTCGCAGCCGCGGCAATCCCCAGCGAGCGTGGTCCCATCGGTTGCCGCGTGATGCAGGCGGGCAAAGATTATTTCACCGACAAATGTCCTTTCACCACCTTGCAGCAGCTTGAGGACGCACGTCGCGTCGTCCGGGAGTCTGGACGCAAATACTCCGTCTTCTACAGCGAGCGCCTGCATGTGGAGAGCGCATACGTCGCTGATGAGCTGATCCGTGGCGGTGCCATCGGGGAGGTCGTGCACATCGCCATCATGGGACCCCACCGCCTCGGACAGGGTCCACGACCCGCATGGTTCTACGATAAACAGCGCTATGGCGGCATCCTCACCGACATCTGTTCCCACCAGGTCGATCAATTTCTCCACTACACGCGCTCCACGAGCGGCACGGTGGAACATGCCCGGGTCGAAAACTTCGCCCATCCGAATACACCCGATTTGGAGGACTTCGGAGAAGCCGTCTTTCGGCTCAGCAGCGGAGCCTCGTGTCACTCGCGGGTGGATTGGTTCACCCCGGATGGTCTGCGCACCTGGGGTGACGGACGCATGTTTGCCATCGGAACCCAGGGCTACCTCGAAATCCGCAAATACATCGACGTCGCAACCTCCACCGAAACCGACCGCATCTATCTCGTCGATCAACAAAAGGAGCAGCGCATTGACTGTCTCGGCAAAACCGGATTCCCCTACTACGGTCAACTCATTCTCGACTGCCTCAACCGCACCGAAAATGCCATGACCCAGGATCACGCCTTCCTGGCCGCCGAGCTCTCCCTCAAGGCTCAGGCACTCGCCGACAAAAAGCGCAACAACGCTTGA
- a CDS encoding nucleoside deaminase, whose translation MLRAIELAREGMQEGSGGPFGAVVVQNGVIVGEGWNQVLSQKDPTAHGEVMAIRDACHRLGKFHLEGCEIYTTGEPCPMCLGAIYWARLDRIYYGFSIGDAARVGFDDVHFHREIQKAPKDRRIPREQLCESDALKLLANYEAIPNRTGY comes from the coding sequence ATGCTGCGAGCTATCGAACTTGCAAGAGAGGGAATGCAGGAAGGCAGTGGCGGTCCCTTTGGCGCGGTAGTGGTCCAGAACGGAGTTATCGTGGGGGAAGGATGGAATCAGGTGCTCAGTCAAAAAGACCCGACTGCACATGGAGAAGTCATGGCGATCCGCGATGCCTGTCATCGTCTCGGGAAATTTCACCTTGAGGGATGCGAGATCTACACAACAGGTGAACCCTGTCCGATGTGTTTGGGGGCGATTTATTGGGCCCGCTTGGATCGCATCTATTACGGGTTTAGCATTGGTGATGCTGCGAGAGTGGGATTTGATGATGTGCACTTTCACCGCGAGATCCAAAAAGCTCCGAAAGATCGGCGCATTCCGCGAGAGCAGCTCTGCGAGAGCGACGCGCTCAAACTCCTGGCAAACTACGAGGCGATTCCGAACCGCACGGGCTATTGA
- a CDS encoding substrate-binding domain-containing protein has translation MKNALSGSQSASPSSTPRNLAVFCQPSSWSKRMLLGMAGFLRNDSEWTLSPFECLQGFDAGKVTETLFAGAMVLDSGRCDETLLLTVARQLPTVVVGCSEFQEGVSTLAIDEIAVASLAASVLTERGFKSVAFVGHMGHRRSAARQAAFCDALRSKGIAPFLFLTPDLSGQEPTTAEDLRHLRQKIRHWIVSLPHRTGLYAINDCLAYECCRAALELGRSVPEQLAIIGTNDDELLCKISNPGLSSIRIPFEKMGHDAAAELVRLLRERERGKAAEVRHRKFEPTGLIMRESSNTFVVSDPVVGEAVQFIQNNFATPINVESVIKALKVSRSVLERRFREDLGVTPLMHLRRTRIERARELLCDGSQSIQSVGRQCGFSSAIRFATVFKEHIGVTPSQFRKQMLPNSIK, from the coding sequence ATGAAAAATGCTTTGTCCGGTTCCCAATCTGCCTCCCCATCATCGACCCCGCGCAATCTTGCTGTCTTCTGCCAGCCGAGTTCCTGGAGCAAGCGCATGTTGCTGGGGATGGCGGGTTTCCTGCGAAACGATTCGGAGTGGACGCTTTCCCCGTTTGAATGCTTGCAGGGGTTCGATGCAGGCAAGGTGACTGAAACTCTGTTTGCCGGAGCGATGGTGCTCGATTCGGGGCGATGTGACGAAACCCTCCTGTTGACGGTCGCCAGGCAATTGCCGACGGTGGTTGTGGGTTGCAGCGAGTTTCAAGAGGGGGTGAGCACCCTCGCCATCGATGAAATCGCTGTCGCGAGCCTTGCGGCATCTGTACTGACGGAGAGAGGGTTCAAGTCGGTGGCATTTGTGGGGCACATGGGGCACCGCCGCTCGGCAGCGCGTCAGGCTGCGTTTTGTGATGCGTTGCGCTCAAAGGGCATCGCACCGTTTCTGTTTCTGACACCTGACCTGTCAGGGCAGGAGCCGACGACAGCGGAAGATCTGCGGCATTTGCGTCAGAAGATTCGGCACTGGATTGTTTCACTGCCGCATCGCACGGGACTCTATGCGATCAATGATTGCCTCGCTTATGAATGCTGCCGTGCTGCGCTTGAACTGGGGCGTTCCGTTCCTGAGCAACTGGCCATCATTGGCACCAATGATGATGAATTGCTCTGCAAGATCTCCAATCCGGGACTTTCAAGCATCCGAATCCCTTTTGAGAAAATGGGACATGACGCCGCTGCCGAACTGGTGCGGTTATTGAGGGAAAGGGAGCGCGGAAAGGCAGCGGAAGTACGCCACCGAAAGTTTGAACCGACAGGTCTGATCATGCGCGAAAGCTCCAATACCTTTGTCGTCAGCGATCCCGTGGTCGGTGAGGCCGTGCAGTTCATCCAGAACAATTTTGCAACCCCCATCAACGTGGAGAGCGTGATCAAGGCATTAAAAGTCAGCCGATCCGTACTGGAGCGACGGTTTCGGGAGGACCTTGGCGTGACACCGCTGATGCACCTGCGTCGCACTCGCATTGAGCGGGCCCGCGAGTTGTTGTGCGATGGGAGTCAGAGCATTCAGTCGGTTGGACGGCAGTGCGGATTTTCAAGTGCCATACGATTTGCAACCGTATTCAAAGAGCACATTGGAGTCACACCGTCGCAGTTTCGAAAGCAGATGCTTCCGAATTCGATCAAGTGA
- a CDS encoding rhodanese-like domain-containing protein, whose translation MKALLWYGIFPCLLAGASVLWHPSPASWEAPQPAEGELRLQDLEQWPGEVLWVDARNRESYDAEHVPGAVWLSESGFDAELMGLLERWQPGARVVVYCDSEVCDASHAVARRLREEVGLPEVWVLFGGWKAWQRSR comes from the coding sequence ATGAAAGCACTGCTCTGGTACGGAATCTTTCCCTGTCTGTTGGCGGGTGCGAGCGTGCTCTGGCATCCATCACCTGCGAGTTGGGAAGCCCCTCAACCTGCTGAAGGCGAGCTGCGATTGCAGGATCTTGAGCAATGGCCAGGTGAGGTGCTCTGGGTAGATGCGCGGAACCGTGAATCCTACGACGCCGAGCACGTTCCCGGAGCGGTCTGGTTGTCCGAATCTGGCTTTGATGCTGAGCTGATGGGATTGCTGGAGCGCTGGCAACCCGGGGCAAGGGTGGTTGTGTATTGCGACTCTGAGGTCTGTGATGCAAGTCACGCGGTCGCGCGGCGATTGCGGGAGGAAGTGGGGCTGCCTGAGGTGTGGGTGCTCTTTGGAGGATGGAAGGCATGGCAACGCTCACGCTAG
- a CDS encoding DUF6250 domain-containing protein has translation MKLIFKDTFETNLDAWVVEQQPGGRVFLEQGKLVIEDQAGCSVWYREVLEAPVRIRYQIRASSKARVSDINCFWMASEPGHLQDHFYEGHQRDGSFASYDILQTYYVGMGGNYNETTRFRRYEGGGKRPLLPEHDLSDPAFMIEPDRTYTIELIAADGKAAYFRDGELLFEYNDPAFLDKGWFAFRTVLSRIEVDQIEIYQLSETTH, from the coding sequence ATGAAACTGATTTTCAAGGATACCTTTGAGACGAATCTTGACGCCTGGGTCGTGGAACAGCAGCCGGGAGGCCGCGTGTTCCTGGAACAGGGAAAACTGGTGATCGAAGACCAGGCAGGTTGCAGTGTGTGGTATCGCGAAGTGTTGGAGGCACCGGTACGCATCCGCTATCAGATCCGTGCCTCCTCCAAAGCGCGTGTTTCGGACATCAACTGTTTCTGGATGGCGAGTGAACCGGGGCATCTGCAGGATCACTTCTATGAAGGGCATCAGCGCGACGGCAGTTTTGCCAGTTATGACATCCTGCAGACCTACTATGTGGGCATGGGCGGCAACTACAATGAGACCACCCGCTTTCGCCGTTATGAAGGCGGAGGCAAGCGTCCACTGCTGCCAGAGCACGATCTGTCGGATCCTGCGTTCATGATTGAACCCGACCGCACCTACACGATTGAACTGATTGCAGCGGATGGAAAGGCCGCCTACTTCCGGGATGGTGAGCTGTTGTTTGAGTACAACGACCCTGCATTCCTCGACAAGGGGTGGTTTGCATTTCGCACGGTGCTCAGCCGCATTGAGGTCGATCAGATCGAAATCTACCAGCTTTCGGAAACGACGCACTGA
- a CDS encoding PKD domain-containing protein, with product MPQVLTRRLVMALMVGWAGVCSLTALERPETEFKIYQFPSDAIPRIDGSFEDWESVPDLYGVGTEQLWDSLGKHETIQPESLDVTVKVAWVKGMSRLYFYYEAYDDYWDFSLPGLKNDTFEIVVDGDLSGEPFVSRFRENADEVSEQDYFQRRQGEHAQNYHIFTPAREKSWAMLWGPQQWLKELPYANIAYDYDFEPGEGGVLRMEFFVTLFDHASKDGPTHSELTQLVEGNLIGLSWAIIDYDDVESPRNNGFWNLSRAHTMYGKAAELVGFRLMPLEQQSEGIRAYWTHQVVDVERRLVAFRDESAGSVDHWHWDFGDGASSTEQHPVHTYEEAGHYVVVLTVEGPAGQSRYSRVWDVSLP from the coding sequence ATGCCACAAGTGCTCACGCGCCGCCTGGTCATGGCCCTGATGGTCGGATGGGCTGGGGTTTGCAGCCTGACTGCGCTCGAGCGACCTGAAACCGAGTTTAAGATTTACCAGTTTCCCAGCGATGCGATTCCGCGCATTGACGGAAGCTTCGAGGATTGGGAGAGCGTGCCGGACTTGTATGGAGTCGGAACGGAACAGCTGTGGGATTCGCTGGGCAAACATGAAACGATTCAGCCCGAATCGCTGGATGTCACGGTAAAAGTGGCTTGGGTAAAGGGAATGAGCCGACTCTATTTCTACTATGAGGCCTACGATGATTACTGGGATTTTTCGCTGCCAGGACTGAAAAACGACACCTTTGAGATTGTGGTGGACGGGGATCTCTCGGGGGAACCCTTTGTCAGCCGTTTCCGGGAGAACGCGGATGAAGTGAGCGAACAGGATTACTTCCAGCGCAGGCAGGGTGAACATGCGCAGAACTACCACATCTTCACACCTGCACGCGAAAAGAGCTGGGCCATGCTCTGGGGGCCGCAACAGTGGTTGAAGGAATTGCCATACGCGAACATTGCCTACGACTATGATTTTGAACCGGGCGAGGGCGGCGTGTTGCGAATGGAGTTTTTTGTGACCCTGTTTGATCATGCGAGCAAGGACGGCCCGACGCATTCGGAGCTGACGCAGCTGGTGGAGGGGAATTTGATCGGCCTGAGCTGGGCGATCATCGACTACGACGATGTGGAGAGTCCGCGCAACAACGGGTTCTGGAACCTTTCCCGTGCCCACACGATGTATGGCAAGGCTGCCGAGCTTGTTGGATTTCGGCTGATGCCGCTAGAGCAGCAGTCGGAAGGCATCCGGGCCTACTGGACGCACCAGGTGGTGGATGTGGAGCGTCGCCTTGTGGCGTTTCGGGATGAAAGCGCAGGGAGCGTGGATCACTGGCACTGGGATTTTGGGGATGGTGCAAGTTCCACCGAGCAGCATCCCGTTCATACCTATGAAGAAGCGGGGCACTATGTGGTGGTGCTCACGGTAGAGGGACCAGCGGGTCAGTCCCGCTACTCGCGGGTGTGGGATGTGAGCCTGCCGTAG
- a CDS encoding MauE/DoxX family redox-associated membrane protein, with translation MATLTLVAHWISRLGLGGFFLLAGGIKLLDAGAFQQEILTYQIVGQVASGVAAHYLPALEVMVGFGVLSGMRMRVAVLLSGILLAAFIFALSWTWLQGIDLNCGCLGPIDFVEGQPAAIVRDLLLLGMAGILWNVPQISSDGGAS, from the coding sequence ATGGCAACGCTCACGCTAGTCGCTCACTGGATCAGTCGCCTGGGGCTGGGAGGATTTTTCCTGCTCGCAGGGGGCATTAAACTGTTGGATGCGGGTGCATTCCAGCAAGAGATTCTGACCTACCAGATCGTGGGGCAGGTGGCATCCGGGGTGGCGGCTCACTACCTGCCAGCGCTGGAAGTGATGGTGGGATTTGGCGTGCTTAGTGGCATGCGCATGCGGGTGGCGGTGTTGCTGTCGGGCATTTTGCTGGCTGCGTTTATTTTTGCGCTTTCCTGGACGTGGCTGCAGGGCATTGACCTGAATTGTGGATGCCTGGGTCCGATTGATTTTGTGGAAGGACAACCCGCTGCCATTGTTCGCGATCTGCTCCTGCTGGGCATGGCGGGCATCCTGTGGAACGTTCCCCAAATCTCATCTGACGGAGGTGCATCGTGA
- a CDS encoding MFS transporter, which translates to MTNTAPGDSPSHESKPNTAVKLSWLEKSGYAAGDFGSCLYFGVFMSFLSYFYTDVFGITAAAVGTMVFVTRTWDWINDPIMGMLADRTKTRMGKFRPWLIWVLPFWILLGVLTFTTFDFTPMGKIIYAYVTYTLLTMAYTAINVPYSALMGVMTSRSDQRTVLSSVRFIGAFAGTSVVNATMLGLVAFLGRGNDQLGFSLTMMVYAFLSASAFVFTFLTAKERVQPPAGQRTTVLKDLSAAAKNGPWIAVMFISIMTIMWIAIRGGATIHYFKYVSGSEHWGSLFLTVSTVVQIFGVMMTKQFTIWFGGKKNTYIALNIINAIFLALFYFISPTNIPLIMVHQAISSFMTAPLMPLFWSMIADTADYGQWKLGQRSTGLIFSTGTFANKIGWSIGPAISLWLLSFFGFVANVEQSPDTLQGLRLIMSLIPAGVAMLAAGVVLFYKIDAKTEKEMEAAMATLQSKE; encoded by the coding sequence ATGACTAACACCGCCCCGGGGGATTCCCCTTCACACGAATCCAAACCCAACACCGCCGTCAAGCTCAGCTGGCTGGAAAAGTCCGGATACGCCGCTGGCGATTTCGGCTCCTGTCTCTACTTCGGGGTGTTCATGAGCTTCCTGAGCTACTTCTACACCGATGTGTTCGGGATTACCGCCGCCGCAGTTGGCACCATGGTTTTTGTGACGCGAACCTGGGACTGGATCAACGACCCCATCATGGGCATGCTCGCGGACCGCACCAAAACCCGCATGGGCAAGTTTCGCCCCTGGCTGATCTGGGTGCTTCCGTTCTGGATTCTGCTCGGTGTGCTCACGTTCACGACTTTTGATTTCACGCCAATGGGCAAGATCATCTACGCCTACGTCACCTATACACTGCTGACCATGGCCTACACCGCGATCAATGTGCCCTACTCCGCCCTGATGGGGGTGATGACTTCGCGTTCGGATCAGCGCACCGTGCTTTCTTCGGTGCGTTTCATTGGTGCCTTTGCGGGGACTTCAGTGGTCAACGCCACCATGCTCGGTCTGGTCGCGTTTCTTGGCCGGGGCAATGACCAACTCGGATTCTCCCTCACCATGATGGTGTATGCCTTCCTCTCTGCTTCGGCATTCGTGTTCACCTTCCTCACGGCAAAGGAACGCGTGCAGCCCCCAGCGGGTCAGCGCACCACCGTCCTCAAGGACCTTTCTGCAGCTGCCAAGAACGGTCCCTGGATCGCAGTGATGTTCATCAGCATCATGACGATCATGTGGATCGCGATTCGCGGCGGAGCCACCATCCACTACTTCAAATACGTCTCGGGCAGTGAGCACTGGGGCAGTCTCTTTCTCACTGTTAGCACGGTCGTGCAGATTTTTGGGGTGATGATGACCAAGCAGTTTACCATCTGGTTTGGAGGAAAGAAGAACACGTACATCGCCCTCAACATCATCAATGCCATTTTCCTCGCCCTGTTCTACTTCATCAGTCCCACCAATATTCCACTGATCATGGTACACCAGGCCATCAGTTCATTCATGACCGCACCGCTGATGCCGCTGTTCTGGTCCATGATCGCGGATACCGCTGACTACGGTCAGTGGAAACTCGGACAGCGCTCAACCGGACTGATCTTTTCCACTGGCACCTTCGCCAACAAAATCGGCTGGTCCATCGGTCCCGCGATTTCACTGTGGCTGCTGAGTTTCTTTGGCTTTGTTGCCAACGTTGAGCAGAGTCCGGACACGCTTCAGGGTCTGCGCCTGATCATGAGTCTGATCCCTGCTGGCGTTGCCATGCTCGCCGCCGGAGTCGTCCTGTTCTACAAGATTGACGCCAAGACGGAGAAAGAAATGGAAGCCGCCATGGCCACACTGCAGAGCAAGGAATAA
- a CDS encoding toll/interleukin-1 receptor domain-containing protein, translating to MAVWLSESTLRKYEESASTIKAANSRILSEARASRATGIFLSHSHGDRDLVLAAVGFLKSQGVDVYVDWLDETMPKEISAETAEKLKAKIQEYPRFLVLVTENSKNSKWVPWELGVADGNKPIENIAILPVERRGETFTGSEYLDIYPKIEFYQEKWLVWLKNNENSVFKWLPDWLKRG from the coding sequence ATGGCAGTTTGGCTTTCAGAATCGACGCTTCGCAAATACGAGGAGTCTGCCTCGACAATAAAAGCGGCGAATTCTCGGATTCTATCCGAAGCTCGGGCATCGCGAGCGACTGGAATTTTTCTTTCCCACTCTCATGGTGATAGAGATTTGGTTCTCGCTGCTGTTGGCTTTCTGAAATCTCAGGGTGTAGACGTCTACGTGGATTGGTTGGACGAAACGATGCCAAAGGAGATATCCGCGGAGACGGCAGAGAAGCTCAAGGCAAAGATTCAGGAGTATCCCAGATTTCTCGTTCTTGTGACCGAGAACTCGAAGAACTCAAAATGGGTTCCTTGGGAATTGGGGGTGGCTGATGGGAACAAGCCCATCGAGAATATTGCAATTCTTCCCGTCGAAAGAAGAGGAGAGACCTTCACTGGAAGCGAGTATCTCGACATCTACCCGAAGATTGAGTTCTATCAGGAGAAATGGCTTGTGTGGCTCAAGAACAATGAGAACAGCGTATTCAAATGGCTCCCCGACTGGCTAAAGAGGGGATAA
- a CDS encoding ATP-binding protein, translating into MGSGVVAASLPLAGRELTRVWQSEALMDKPESALFCADSERVFVSNISGDYFALDGTGFISTVALDGSILQLHWFFGGLNNPQGLALHEGLLYVADLTRVICINTQDGSLERIIAIEGSEFINDLSADANGDIYASDCKRNRIYRIREGVPTLWLEADAMNGINGILCEESRLLFINFTDGRLYAVNKATQEISMLCEGIANGDGITSDGAQGYFVSGAWQGEVFHINASGQKQLVLDLGTEGHIAADLTYLSESQLLLIPTLYQSLLAYRWQ; encoded by the coding sequence ATGGGTTCTGGAGTCGTTGCTGCCTCATTGCCATTGGCGGGTCGGGAGCTGACGCGGGTTTGGCAGAGCGAAGCATTGATGGACAAACCCGAGTCCGCACTTTTCTGCGCCGATAGTGAACGTGTATTTGTTTCCAATATCAGTGGCGATTATTTTGCCCTCGATGGTACTGGGTTCATCAGCACTGTCGCACTGGATGGTTCGATCCTCCAGCTGCACTGGTTTTTCGGAGGATTAAACAACCCGCAAGGACTTGCGCTGCACGAGGGATTGCTTTACGTGGCCGATCTCACGCGGGTGATCTGCATCAATACCCAGGACGGGTCGCTGGAACGCATCATCGCGATTGAGGGTTCCGAATTCATCAATGACCTCAGCGCGGACGCTAACGGAGACATTTACGCTTCTGACTGCAAGCGCAACCGCATTTACCGCATTCGTGAAGGTGTGCCCACGCTCTGGCTTGAAGCGGATGCAATGAATGGAATCAACGGCATCCTTTGTGAAGAAAGCCGCTTGCTCTTTATCAATTTCACAGATGGCCGCCTATACGCAGTGAACAAAGCAACCCAGGAAATCAGCATGTTGTGCGAAGGCATCGCCAATGGAGATGGCATCACTTCGGATGGTGCGCAGGGTTATTTTGTATCGGGAGCGTGGCAGGGTGAGGTGTTTCACATCAATGCAAGTGGACAGAAACAACTTGTGCTCGATCTCGGTACCGAGGGTCACATCGCCGCTGACCTCACTTATCTGTCCGAATCACAGCTCCTGCTCATCCCTACACTTTATCAAAGTTTGCTCGCCTACCGCTGGCAGTAG